Below is a genomic region from candidate division SR1 bacterium Aalborg_AAW-1.
TCGTACCAAATATTAAATTCTGCTACTGGTGTAACATTACCACCAACTTGACTTGCACCACCCATAGCGATGATATACTGACACTGGGTCAGGATACCTGGTTCTTTTCTCTCTGCAGCTGCAAGATTCGTGAGTGGTCCTGTCGCAAGAATAGTGAGTCCAGGATTTTCTTTGATGGTTTTGATAATGAGATCTACACTATTGAGGGTCTCAGATGGAAGGTTGACGGGAGGAAGGAGTGAGCTTAGTCAACCAATACCGTCTTCTCCATGAATGTGACTGGCATTAGCTGAACCCATAACTGGTCTCATATCTTTTCCTACAGGAATGTCTGTTGTTCCGGTAAATTCTAACATTTTGAAGGCATTGCTATAGGTATGATCAGAAGAAACATTACCACCTACGGTAGTGATTGCTTTCAGTTGAAGAGGTGTGGCTCTTTTATTGTGGAGAACAAGAGACCAAAGCAGTGCAAAAACATCATCAGCACCAGGATCACAATCGATCAAAAAGGGAAGTGATTTTGTATCAAAAAATGTTTTCATCT
It encodes:
- the rihA gene encoding Pyrimidine-specific ribonucleoside hydrolase RihA: MKTFFDTKSLPFLIDCDPGADDVFALLWSLVLHNKRATPLQLKAITTVGGNVSSDHTYSNAFKMLEFTGTTDIPVGKDMRPVMGSANASHIHGEDGIGGLSSLLPPVNLPSETLNSVDLIIKTIKENPGLTILATGPLTNLAAAERKEPGILTQCQYIIAMGGASQVGGNVTPVAEFNIWYDAPSADIVVKACNNLILIPLDVTTSFVYSPEETEAIVGQVNHSTKAQFIRELTQFTINTNRKFRETHYNNGFFVHDAHTIGFLAYPHLYKGSFVDLAVETVGEHTKGQTVVDRRNHPRSNINKTLLITDVDRNGILEAMTEDLKEFDFE